In a single window of the Amycolatopsis sp. cg5 genome:
- a CDS encoding ATP F0F1 synthase subunit C: MSNILLAQQAAETAAQAVDINKGLAAIGYGLGAIGPGIGVGLIFSAVINGSARQPEAQGKLLGLAWTTFAIVEVLALIGIVMFFLAS; the protein is encoded by the coding sequence GTGAGCAACATTCTTCTGGCGCAGCAGGCCGCTGAGACCGCCGCTCAGGCCGTCGACATCAACAAGGGCCTCGCCGCCATCGGTTACGGCCTGGGCGCCATCGGCCCCGGTATCGGTGTCGGTCTGATCTTCTCGGCCGTCATCAACGGTTCGGCCCGTCAGCCGGAGGCCCAGGGCAAGCTGCTCGGCCTCGCGTGGACCACCTTCGCCATCGTCGAGGTCCTCGCGCTGATCGGTATCGTCATGTTCTTCCTGGCCTCCTGA
- the atpB gene encoding F0F1 ATP synthase subunit A gives MGALVVAEGEKFVPPSARDFELPPIFGDGTFVTKPMVLIVLSVVIVAAFFLISSRKLKVVPGKGQFMAESVYDFGRNNIAREQIGAKDFKPFVPLILTIFCFILVNNLFGLIPFIQFPTMSHFGFPLAISLIVVYPLYHFVGFRRHGFSGYLKNQLIPPGAPGFILPLLIPIEFLQKFVLNPLTLALRVFAAMFSGHLLLAVFTLGGSYLLTEAAGPLKPVSIVGFAMAIAMTFLEALIQVLQAYIFALLSANYIGAALAADH, from the coding sequence TTGGGCGCGCTGGTAGTAGCCGAGGGTGAGAAGTTCGTACCGCCGAGTGCGAGGGATTTCGAGCTTCCGCCGATCTTCGGCGACGGCACATTTGTCACCAAGCCGATGGTGCTCATCGTCCTGTCGGTGGTCATTGTCGCCGCATTCTTCCTGATTTCTTCGCGCAAGCTGAAGGTCGTTCCGGGCAAGGGCCAGTTCATGGCCGAGTCGGTCTACGACTTCGGGCGCAACAACATCGCGCGTGAGCAGATCGGGGCGAAGGACTTCAAGCCCTTCGTGCCGCTGATCCTCACCATCTTCTGCTTCATTCTGGTGAACAACCTGTTCGGGCTCATCCCGTTCATCCAGTTCCCCACCATGTCGCACTTCGGCTTCCCGCTGGCGATCTCGCTGATCGTCGTCTACCCGCTCTACCACTTCGTCGGCTTCCGGCGCCACGGTTTCAGCGGGTACCTGAAGAACCAGCTGATCCCGCCGGGCGCACCGGGATTCATTCTCCCGCTGCTGATCCCGATCGAGTTCCTGCAGAAGTTCGTCCTGAACCCGCTCACGCTGGCACTGCGTGTTTTCGCGGCCATGTTCTCGGGTCACCTCCTGCTCGCGGTCTTCACGCTCGGCGGGTCGTACCTGCTTACCGAGGCGGCCGGACCGCTGAAGCCGGTGTCGATCGTCGGTTTCGCGATGGCCATCGCGATGACGTTCTTGGAAGCTTTGATCCAGGTTCTCCAGGCGTACATCTTCGCGTTGCTTTCCGCCAACTACATCGGCGCCGCGCTGGCCGCCGACCACTAG